CTCCTCATAGTTTAGTCAATCTTAATTAAAAAGGCAGCTCACCAAGTGAAAACTGCAGAGAAAAGTCCTTTGACTTCTGAAGAAGgtttcaaaatggataaaatttaGGAGCTGCAATTTAAATAGaggctttaggggcacctgggtggctcactgttagagcacctgcctttggctcagggcatgatcccagggtcctgggatggagtcccacatcaggctccccacagggagcctgcttcacctcctgcctgtgtctctgcctctctctgtgtctctcaagaataaataaataacatattttttaaaataatataaaaatagaggCTTTATTGATGGAgctaactctggtcctcaagtacAGCACTAAAAGTCAAAAGATTGCAGCAtgcaatttgatatttttttctatcattccTTTATCAAATTTGCTAGAACAAATGAGCTGGCTACCTACAGAAAAAAGAGGTGGCAAATGCATGCAATTCACAACCCACAGATTTGTAGAGTTTGGCCTATAcctattgtcttttattttgattttgggTTTGATGCCATTGAAAAAGTAGACCTTTCATATAAGAATCCAAATTTCTGGCTTCTCTAGAAAAGATCAGAAGAACTACAGTGGACGGCCCGTATTTCCAAATTTAACTCCTTACCACCTGCTCAGGATAGTGGCTGCCCACGTGTGTGTGAACACCTCCAGGAATAGTGTATAGTTTCTGCTATACACTAttcctgttgctgctgctgtaacaaattaccacaatgaaagtggctttaaacaacaacaatttattatcttacagctcTGGAGTTCAGAAATCTGAAATAGGCTAGAATCCAGGTGTGAACAGAGTTGTGTCCCTTTTTGGggactctaggggagaatccattttcttgcctcttccagcttctgggggcAGCCCACATTCCTTGGTGTATGGcccccttccatcttcaaagccagtaatGGTCAACTCAGTCTTCTTCATGCTGCATTGCTCTGACGTtgactctcctgcctccttccgTTTATAATGACTCAGCAATTACATTggacccacccagataatccaagataacCTCCCtatttaaggtcagctgattaatGACCTTCATTTCATCAGCAACCCTAATTCCTCTTGGCCGGGGAACACATTCTCACGTTCCAGGGATCAGGAAGTGGATGGCAGGGTGGAGGCATGGGGCATTATGCTGCCTACCACAGACAGAGGTTTTACTACTTGTTTCCAAACATGTTCTGCATCTCAAGCCTTCATTATGGGTCttgtgttccctctgcctgaatttctctctcctctgcctatcGAGCTTCTCCTCCTCTTAATGCAGATGTCCCATCTCTGGTGAGCCGTCATACCCCTCTCAGTACTTCTCACCCGCTGACATGACTCCTAGTCATTTAGGCACTTTCCTGTCTCTTTCCTGGAATCTGGGAAGGGAGCAGGAGATAATGGTCCTCTTCCTTAGTACAGTAAGTCCCCCCTTATCCAAGGGGGATACTTTCTGAGACCCCCAGTGGACTTCTGAAGCTGCAGCCAGTACTGAAGCCTATATTGTGTTTTAACAATATGTTTGAATGTGCTCTCTAAATATCTTACTGTATTCACCCTTCTTTATTTATgtgatgatgtgaaatgataaaatgcccatgtgatgagatgaagtgaatgACCCAGGCATTGTGACGTATAGCATTAGGCTACCATTAACCTTTTGACTATGCATTGGAAGGAGGATCATCTCCTTCCAGAGCACAGTTGCTGTCACATAACTGAAACCAGGGAAAGCGAAGCCACACATAAGAGGGACAACTACTCACACACCTTAGGCTTGATGAATGAATGGCATGAAGTGATTTCAATCTTCAGTCAAATTTACTGACTTTTTAGAGAAATTTCCTAAATATGTTCAACGATGCTTTCCAGCATGTTTAGAAGATGATacctgtgtgtgtggctgtgtgtgtatgtataccgCAAACTAAATCTCCACTCGTCTTTAGGGCTACATGTTTGTTATATTCATCAAGTTGTGACCTTAACAGTTCTGCCTTTAGAAGTTATACTTTAAAAGGATATTCATAAAACACTGGTGTTttggcaaaaggaaaaaactgtTTTCACCAGAAGCAAGTGTCACAGCGTGGCGTAGATGCTGATTAGCATAGCCTGTTGAAATGATTTATAGTGTTTACATAATGGAAAAACATATCACCCAGAGAAACATGTCCTaagcaaagggaaaggagggagaaagaatgtaAATAACCTGTTTCCTTTTGTCTTATGAAGATCTCAAATTTCCTACGGGTCAAAGAGATAGATGTCAGGGGCAGCCAGCTCTCTCTTTGCTGGCACCCTGCAGTGCCAGCCTCATCTGAAGCCAGGTGCCTTATTAATATTATAAACTGagttattctttatgttttttacAGGCCAGACAAACTCTAGAATTATATTCCTGCACTTCCGAAGAGATTGATCATGAAGATATCACAAAGGATAAAACCAGCACAGTGGAGGCCTGCTTACCACTGGAATTAACCATGGTATACATGATTTTCTTCCTGGAGCATGTAATACAATTAAGCGCTATGCACCAAACCTCATCTTCTTCCAAAACTGTACATGTTTCTGGTCTCCATCATCATGAGATTTTAACAGGTCCCACTTCAGAAGTTAgattttgtggggatccctgggtggcacagtggtttggcacctgcctttggcccagggcgcgatcctggagacccgggatcgagtcccacgtcggggtcccggtgcatggagcctgcttctccctctgcctgtgtctctctctctctctctctctctctctctctctctctgtgactatcataaataaaaaaaaagaaaagaaaaaatgtcttttacaACAATGTGGATGTGCTTAATACTATTAACTGTATACTTAAGAgtagttaaaatgataaattttatggtatgtgcttttttttaaccataataaaaaaaaaaagatacctttgGGAAAAGTCAGGAAAAGTGTATGTTAAGAATTGATACCgttgatgtgatttttttttttttgtctctagaATGAGAGTTGCCTGGCTTCCAGAGAGATCTCTTTGATAACTGTAAGtcagaaaattaaaagtttcaGCCCATATGATGAATTCATATCATTGatgtctcattattttttcttctagaacGGGAGTTGCCTGGCCTCTGGAAAGGCCTCTTTTATGACGGTAAGACACAAAACTCTTTCTTTCCTCAAATGCAATGCGGGGGAAACATTTTTAGCCATCTCAAttgtttcttccctcttttgtCATATCACTTAGGTCCTGTGCCTTAGCAGCATCTATGAGGACTTGAAGATGTACCAGATGGAATTCAAGGCCATGAACGCAAAGCTTTTAATGGATCCCAAGAGGCAGATCTTTCTGGATCAAAACATGCTGACAGCTATCGATGAGCTGTTACAGGTAAGACCTTTGTACTACCAGTAAGAGCGCCTTCTTGATGCTGAGACAGGGTCCATGATGATATAAAATCACCCCTTCCTAGATTGGGAGAGGCCTGAAATCCCCTCCCTAGATCTCCTGCAGAGCCTCTTGACAATGGGCATTTGTGAGCAGGTCACGgtaagaaaagcagactcccacttGATCATGTGGCACAGACCAGGCTCTCTGCAGATGTTTTCATACCTTTTCTTTTATGGTCCCACGACAACCACATGGGGTATATCCAAAGGTTAGACTTAGCCCCTTATCCCCGTGGCTTATAAGTGGCTGAGCCATGATTTAAACCCCCATCCAAGGGATTTCACTACTTATCTTCTCACTCACTTCCAAAGGCTCCAGGATGTGCAGTGAGGGACCAGCATGCATATCTGCAAATATTGTCAGAGAAAACAAGTGGGGCTGATGCCTGGGTATGACCCATTTTGAACTAAAATGTGTATGAAATAAGAGTGACCTATCATATCACCTAGGACATCCACAATGTCACCCATAGACAAGAATTTGCTTTGTAATTTTCTGATGCTGTAATTTTCAGCATGTGATGCTAATACAAAACATAGAAATATCCACTTGAGAAAGGGCAGGGTACATTCTGTGGTGACCAGGGCATGGGATAAAAATTAGTGTGGTATCAGGAATCACTGTTTGAAAAAGAACGtattcccctttctttctttcaaattacCATTTGAAAGGCAACGAACTTCATGTAAATATCAAAGAATGTTCCCATCTAGagaggtttctttttgttttgttttgttttgttttcccatctAGAGAGTTATTTCATTTTCAGGCCCAAGAGTTGGGTGATTTGAGCTTTGGAATCCATTCTACCAGGAATCAGAAAACCATGCCCAAACCATTCACCTCCTCTGGGACTTGTATTTTCCCTTGTAAAACTGGCATGATCTTACCTACCCTAC
The Canis aureus isolate CA01 chromosome 31, VMU_Caureus_v.1.0, whole genome shotgun sequence genome window above contains:
- the IL12A gene encoding interleukin-12 subunit alpha isoform X2; this encodes MCPPRGLLLVTILVLLSHLDHLTWARSLPTASPSPGIFQCLNHSQNLLRAVSNTLQKARQTLELYSCTSEEIDHEDITKDKTSTVEACLPLELTMNESCLASREISLITNGSCLASGKASFMTVLCLSSIYEDLKMYQMEFKAMNAKLLMDPKRQIFLDQNMLTAIDELLQALNFNSVTVPQKSSLEEPDFYKTKIKLCILLHAFRIRAVTIDRMMSYLNSS